In one Bacteroidales bacterium WCE2004 genomic region, the following are encoded:
- a CDS encoding YidC/Oxa1 family membrane protein insertase: MDKNSIIGFVLIAAIFVGFSIFQSGQMRKQAELQAQLDSVARAEALALQAAEAERIASLPEGEPAAPTAAPLPIYKDSSLEAASHAAARIVTLENSKLRVQFTTQGAQPYAVEVKDYKNYDSTALYLFKPGQAEYSLNLYAGEAIRTKDFNFQVAEQTDSTVVMRLPFAGGGYIEQRYTLHEDSYQVSDLLSFVGDVIPRNVNMFDLDFKVTVPRMEKGYKNESTYSKLNFYFDGEKKPNEIGRGRNGSRRVDNRLSWFAFQQQFFSTILRAPGEFASGSLDIQFASQDDPDHNLMTCSAQMRADMPAGGVGSVPFEFYFGPNHYKTLKAIGHKYEKIIPLGGSIVGWFTRCAIIPLFDLFHNRWGIASFGLIIFLMTIVIKLVVSPLTFKSYASSAKMGALKPEIDKINAKYPDTSNQQEMMKKQQATMELYKRAGVSPMGGCLPTLLTFPILWAMFRFFPASIELRQQSFLWCHDLSAYDSIVDFGTRVPLIGDHISLFALLMAVTMWGYSKMTMASQPAANDPSASSMRFMTLWLMPIMMFFICNSLSAALSYYYLLSQLIAIVQTWIIRRSIKPDEILAKVRASEGKPMPKSKWQQRLEEAQRLQEQQMRQQKRR; the protein is encoded by the coding sequence ATGGACAAGAATTCAATCATCGGTTTTGTTCTCATAGCCGCCATCTTCGTCGGCTTTTCCATCTTCCAGTCCGGTCAGATGCGCAAGCAGGCCGAGCTGCAGGCGCAGCTCGACTCCGTCGCGCGCGCCGAGGCCCTGGCCCTGCAGGCCGCCGAGGCGGAGCGCATCGCGTCCCTGCCGGAGGGCGAGCCCGCCGCCCCGACGGCCGCCCCGCTTCCGATCTACAAGGATTCCTCCCTGGAGGCGGCTTCCCACGCCGCCGCCCGGATCGTGACGTTGGAGAACAGCAAGCTCCGCGTCCAGTTCACCACCCAGGGCGCCCAGCCCTATGCGGTGGAGGTCAAGGACTACAAGAATTATGACAGCACGGCGCTGTATCTCTTCAAGCCCGGTCAGGCGGAGTATTCGCTGAACCTGTATGCCGGCGAGGCGATCCGCACGAAGGACTTCAACTTCCAGGTCGCCGAGCAGACCGACAGCACCGTGGTCATGCGCCTTCCGTTCGCCGGAGGCGGCTATATCGAGCAGCGCTACACGCTGCACGAGGACAGCTATCAGGTGTCCGACCTCCTCTCCTTCGTGGGGGATGTGATCCCGCGCAACGTCAATATGTTCGACCTGGACTTCAAGGTCACGGTCCCGCGTATGGAGAAGGGCTACAAGAACGAATCCACCTACTCCAAGCTCAACTTCTATTTCGACGGCGAGAAGAAGCCCAATGAGATCGGCCGCGGCCGCAACGGCTCCCGCCGTGTGGACAACCGGCTCAGCTGGTTCGCTTTCCAGCAGCAGTTCTTCTCGACCATCCTCCGGGCTCCGGGCGAGTTTGCGTCCGGTTCGCTGGACATCCAGTTCGCCTCGCAGGACGATCCGGACCACAACCTGATGACCTGCTCCGCCCAGATGCGCGCCGACATGCCTGCCGGCGGCGTGGGGAGCGTGCCGTTCGAGTTCTACTTCGGTCCCAACCACTACAAGACCCTCAAGGCCATCGGCCACAAGTATGAGAAGATCATCCCGCTGGGCGGTTCGATCGTGGGCTGGTTCACCCGCTGCGCGATCATCCCGCTGTTCGATCTCTTCCATAACCGTTGGGGCATCGCCAGTTTCGGCCTGATCATCTTCCTGATGACCATCGTCATCAAGCTGGTGGTCTCCCCGCTGACCTTCAAGTCCTACGCTTCTTCCGCCAAGATGGGCGCGCTCAAGCCGGAGATCGACAAGATCAACGCGAAGTATCCCGACACCAGCAACCAGCAGGAGATGATGAAGAAGCAACAGGCGACCATGGAGCTATACAAGCGGGCGGGCGTGAGCCCGATGGGCGGCTGCCTGCCGACCCTGCTCACGTTCCCGATCCTGTGGGCGATGTTCCGCTTCTTCCCGGCATCCATCGAGCTGCGCCAGCAGTCTTTCCTGTGGTGCCACGACCTGTCGGCCTATGATTCCATCGTGGACTTCGGCACGCGCGTGCCGCTGATCGGCGACCACATCTCGCTGTTCGCCCTGCTGATGGCCGTCACGATGTGGGGCTATTCGAAGATGACGATGGCCAGCCAGCCTGCGGCCAATGACCCGAGCGCCTCTTCGATGCGCTTCATGACCCTCTGGTTGATGCCGATCATGATGTTCTTCATCTGCAACAGCCTCTCCGCCGCCCTGAGCTACTACTACCTGCTCTCGCAGCTGATCGCCATCGTGCAGACCTGGATCATCCGCCGCTCCATCAAGCCGGACGAGATCCTCGCCAAGGTGCGTGCTTCGGAGGGCAAGCCGATGCCGAAGAGCAAGTGGCAGCAGCGGCTCGAGGAGGCCCAGCGCCTTCAGGAGCAGCAGATGCGCCAGCAGAAACGCCGATAA
- a CDS encoding transporter, NhaC family, with the protein MEHNARGKILIALIPVIVLVGLLALDISIFGSDAILGPSQVSLLVATGICVWLSMWRYKTPWSTFEDAIRSNVGDVTNAIVILLLIGALSGAWTASGIVPTFIYYGLKIISPKVFLLSACALCALVSLMVGSSWTTIATIGVALMGIGKAEGFSDGLIAGAIISGAYFGDKISPLSDTTVMASSINRVPLFSHIRYLMITTVPSITITLIVFTVLGLSHQGAPAAQVEQYAQALDRTFNLSPWLMIVPLVTAWLIARKRPALIVLAISTILASAFALFFQPDLVAGIGEKVVQGSRAKVFFAGTMESVYNSVTIATGNPEVDALVSTRGMLGMLNTIYLIICGMCFGGCMRAGGMLREISRLILPLARRRFGLVSTTVASGTLLNGIVSDQYLSIILTSDIFRDTYDKEGYERRLLSRSVEDSATVTSPLFPWSSCGMTQSTILHVPTIAYLPYCFFNWISPLMSITVAALGYRIFRKSV; encoded by the coding sequence ATGGAACACAACGCAAGAGGCAAGATCCTCATAGCCCTGATCCCGGTCATCGTACTGGTAGGCCTGCTGGCCCTGGACATCAGCATTTTCGGCAGCGACGCCATCCTCGGCCCCTCGCAGGTCTCCCTGCTCGTGGCCACGGGCATCTGCGTCTGGCTGTCGATGTGGCGCTACAAGACGCCCTGGAGCACCTTCGAGGACGCCATCCGGTCCAATGTCGGCGACGTCACCAACGCCATCGTCATCCTCCTGCTGATCGGCGCGCTGTCCGGCGCGTGGACCGCGAGCGGCATCGTGCCGACCTTCATTTATTATGGCCTGAAGATCATTTCCCCGAAGGTCTTCCTGCTTTCCGCCTGCGCCCTGTGCGCGCTCGTGTCCCTGATGGTGGGCAGCTCGTGGACGACCATCGCCACCATCGGTGTGGCGCTGATGGGCATCGGCAAGGCGGAGGGGTTCTCCGACGGGCTGATCGCCGGCGCCATCATCTCCGGCGCCTACTTCGGCGACAAGATCTCGCCCCTGTCCGACACCACCGTGATGGCTTCGTCCATCAACCGGGTGCCCCTCTTCTCGCACATCCGCTACCTGATGATCACCACGGTGCCTTCCATCACCATCACGCTCATCGTATTCACCGTCCTCGGCCTCTCGCACCAGGGAGCGCCGGCGGCGCAGGTGGAGCAGTATGCGCAGGCGCTCGACCGCACCTTCAACCTCAGCCCCTGGCTCATGATTGTGCCGCTCGTAACAGCCTGGCTCATAGCGCGCAAACGCCCGGCGCTCATCGTACTCGCCATTTCCACCATCCTGGCTTCGGCCTTCGCCCTCTTCTTCCAGCCCGACCTGGTCGCCGGCATCGGCGAGAAGGTCGTGCAGGGCTCCCGCGCCAAGGTCTTCTTCGCGGGCACGATGGAGTCCGTCTACAACTCGGTCACCATCGCAACCGGCAATCCGGAGGTGGACGCGCTCGTGTCCACGCGCGGCATGCTGGGCATGCTCAACACCATCTATCTGATCATCTGCGGCATGTGCTTCGGCGGCTGCATGCGCGCCGGCGGGATGCTGCGCGAGATCTCGCGCCTCATCCTGCCGCTCGCCCGGCGCCGCTTCGGCCTGGTGTCCACGACCGTGGCCTCCGGCACGCTCCTCAACGGCATCGTGTCCGACCAGTACCTCTCCATCATCCTGACTTCCGACATCTTCCGCGACACCTACGACAAGGAAGGCTATGAGCGCCGGCTGCTCAGCCGCAGCGTCGAGGACTCCGCGACCGTCACCTCGCCGCTCTTCCCCTGGAGCAGCTGCGGCATGACGCAGTCCACCATCCTGCACGTCCCGACCATTGCCTACCTCCCCTACTGCTTCTTCAACTGGATCTCCCCGCTGATGAGCATCACCGTCGCCGCCCTCGGCTACAGGATCTTCCGGAAATCCGTATAA
- a CDS encoding tRNA (guanine37-N1)-methyltransferase, whose protein sequence is MRIDILTVVPELLESPLSHSIVGRAIKKGLVDIQVHNLRKYGIGPRKNVDDYSYGGDAGMVMRIEPVYNMIQELSAERHYDEVIFLSPDGERLTQAISNELSLKENIILLCGHYKGIDHRIREHLVTREISVGDYVVSGGEIPAALLADSIVRLIPGALTDETSALSDSFQDGLLSAPVYTRPAEFNGWKVPDVLLSGNPKLIESWQDEQALERTRRLRPELINK, encoded by the coding sequence ATGCGTATCGATATCCTCACCGTCGTGCCCGAGCTGCTGGAGAGCCCCCTCTCCCACTCCATTGTCGGGCGCGCCATCAAGAAAGGCCTGGTGGACATCCAGGTCCACAATCTCCGCAAATACGGCATCGGCCCGCGCAAGAACGTCGACGACTACAGCTACGGCGGCGACGCCGGCATGGTGATGCGCATCGAGCCGGTCTACAACATGATCCAGGAACTGAGCGCCGAGCGGCACTACGACGAGGTCATCTTCCTCTCCCCCGACGGCGAACGCCTCACGCAGGCCATCTCCAACGAGCTCTCGCTCAAGGAGAACATCATCCTGCTCTGCGGCCACTACAAGGGCATCGACCACCGCATCCGCGAGCATCTCGTGACGCGGGAGATCTCCGTGGGCGACTACGTCGTCAGCGGCGGCGAGATCCCGGCGGCCCTGCTCGCCGACTCGATCGTCCGCCTGATCCCCGGCGCGCTGACCGACGAGACTTCCGCCCTGTCGGACAGTTTCCAGGACGGACTTCTCTCCGCCCCGGTCTACACGCGGCCGGCAGAATTCAACGGTTGGAAGGTCCCGGACGTCTTGCTGAGCGGAAACCCGAAACTCATTGAGTCTTGGCAAGATGAGCAAGCTTTGGAGCGCACGAGGCGGCTCCGGCCGGAGTTAATTAATAAATAA